The genomic DNA attatttaaattataaaaattataagctTACCATTGACTCTCGTTTACGCACATAAGGCATTGACCCACATGTGTGTTTTGCCATTCCGTAACCTCCACGTTCACTCTTACGGTTAAGAGAGTATGTAGAACTACAAGATTGACTTTTTTCATCTTCCCAAAAGGCTATTAAGCCTTTCCAAACTGATCCCCGCATCCAACTCGGTTTCTTTTTCCCATTTCTCCACCTTTTTTTCCAGCCGTACACGTAATCTTTCAAACGATTCTGGCAAAgttcttcaaatttttctttgacTTCGGTTGTTACACCATAATCCCAATAAAAATTTTGCTACAATTTTTTCAAAGAGATTTTATAAAtcttaatgttttttaattatcaatctaatgtaaaacataataaatataaaagtatatTGAAATTGTATCACTAGCCACAAAGGCTTTGAACCATCGATCCTTTGTATATCCTGACAATGTTGACCAATTCGGAGCAGGTTCTGGTAAGTCGCTCTCAATTATTTTCTTCACCGTCTTAGTAATGCCTTTATTGTATTTGTACCTTGtatcaatattataataagtttcaacaaaaaaaaaattataatatagtaattgttttattataataaaacaattaaaaaaaaatcgtttttgGAGCAGATCGGAGAGACGGAGAAAGGCAGTGGGAAAAGCAAGCGGCGGATCTGAAAGAACCCCTCAGGTTGCTTTGTTTCTTCATCCACATATAAAATTTACAGAATTGAAATTGTTGAGTTTGATCTAATATTTTCCTGCAAGCGGCGGATCTAATATTTTCCTGCAATCTATGCATCCCTTATACTGTGAATGATCTCGAACATAGATCCCTAAAAAATGCCCCAACAGCTACACAttgaaacatgaaaataaaatgttaccAATTTAGTATAAAAGACATGTTatgaaaaaatttcagaaaaaaattaatgatcaAACCTGCAATTGCTTCATGAACTATAGTTGGTAATATATGCGCAAATGCAAATGGTAGTAACGGCTGCATGAAGATATGACAATCATGACTCTTCATCCCTGCTAATTTTCCACTATGATCATCAACACAATAAGACAGATTTGCAACATAACCATCTGGGAACTTAACAGAGTCAATAATCTATTGGAAAAATgctgttttcatttttgcatCTAATCTCCAAATAGGAATAGGACCAATTCCGTTTCCAAGTAGATGTAGATCCTCACGAGCACATATGTCCGGCAAATTCATTCGTGTTAACATTATCTTTTGTCTTTCCTGCAACGTTCAAAGCCGTGTTCATGATGTTCTCAAAGAAGTTCTTCTCAATATGCATAACATCAATATTATGGCGGAGTAGAAGATTTTTCCAGTAAGGTAATCTCCAGAAAATACTCTTTTTATGCCAATTATGATGCTCACCATAACCGTCAATCCTGGAATGACCATTACCTCCACAATCTGAAGTTTGATCAACTCCAAAATCACGCAATTGATGAAGTATATAATCTCCGTCATACTCTCGTGGTGGACCTTCACGAACAATCATGTTCTTCCGAAACAGAGTCTTACTGCGTCGATATGGATGGTTTCGTCTCAGAAAACGAcggtgacaatcaaaccaacaagattttcttccattttttaaCTGAAATGCATCAGTATTGTCTTGACAGTATGGACATGACAACCTTCCATGTGTTGTCCAACCAGACAACATTCTATACGTCGGGAAGTCACTAATGGTCCACATTAATGCATCATGCATATTGAAATTAGTCTTCGTGGAAACATCGTAAGCACCTACCCCTTCAGACCATAACATTTGTAACTCAACAATCAGCGGTTGTAAAAACACATCAAGAGATCGACAAGGGTGATTCGGACCAGGAACCAAAATGGTTAAGAAAAGAAATTCTCGCTTCATGCAAAGAGCAGGTGGAAGATTGTAAGGAGTGACGATCACTGGCCATAGAGAATATTTCCGACCAGATTTACCAAACGGATTGAAACCATCCGTACATAACCCTAGATATACATTTCTCGCCTCATTTGCAAATTCTGGATATAATGAATGGAAATGTTTCCACGCTTCTGCATCAGAAGGATGTGATATTTCCCCGGTGAATTCatgttctgcatgccatctcatcGCTGCTGCTGTCCTTTCTGATTGATACAACCTCTTCAGCCTATCTGCTAAAGGCAAATACCACATACGCTGATATGGTATTTTTGTCCTCCCACTTGTCATCATAAATCTATCAGCACCACAGAAACGACATTGTGACAAATGTTCAGTTTCTCTCCAAAAAAGCATACAGTTCTCCTTACAAACATCAATCATTTGATATGGTAGCCCAAGACCAGATACCAATTTCTGCACAGCGTTGTATGAAGGAGGTGCTAAATTATCTTCTGGCATCAACGCAGTCCTCACTTAAGTTGTAGTCAGTTTTGATGCTCATCATACGAGTTGCAGCTGATAACGGCGAATGACCCTCTTTGCAACCTGGATAAATCAGATTCTTTGCAGCATCTAACATTTCAAAGAACTGTCTCGCTTCTAAATTGGGTTCTTCGTCAACTCTGGTACTCTCTAGTGTCTCTCGAAACTCATCTCCAACCATTCTCACTACATTATCTTTTTCCCTATGGAATGTTCCTTCATCTACAAAACTACCAACATTTTGTCTTCTTCGGTCACCTTCTCTACACTGATTACTACTTGGACCAGATCTAAAATCTTCTCCATGTGAAAACCATACATAGTATCCCGGTGTAAAACCTCCAAAATAGAAATGATTCCAAACAACATCCTTGTTTAAAAAATGATCATTATCACATCTAACACAAGGGCAAGACATAATACCTTTTGTAATGGTCATCTCTTGATTTGATGCGAACTGCATGAACTCTGATAATCCTTCTTTATATTCATGTCGTATATCTCCTGTAATTGCATCTAAACGATTGTACATCCATTCTCTAACTCTGTAAATATTATGAGGagaagacattttttttagGGAGTTTTGCGACACTTTTTCGGTGAGTTTGAGGACTGATTGGttggaacttttttttctcGGATATTTAGGCAAATTTCTGACTATATATGTAGTCGGAAATTCGTTGGAAACCTTTTCCGACTACTTTCCGATTAAATAGTAGGAATTTAATCGGAAAAGTTTTCTCAATTTGGTCAGAAAGTAGTCGGAAATTTCTTTAATAATCACGTGTTATACCTACTTTTTCCGACGAAAATGCGACAAATTTGCTACCACATAATTTGACCAATCTAGGCTAGTTTCCGACTAATTATCTAGTCGGAACTTCGTTGGTCACATTTCCGACTAATTTCCGACGAGATAGTAGGGATTTAGTCGGAAACGTTTTCACAAAACGGTCAGAAATTAGTCGGAAATTCCGGTAATAATCACGTGTTATACCTACTTTTTCCGACGAAGCTGCGACAAATTTGCTGATTAAGTTCCGACTAAATTCTGACCAAATAGTAGGAAATTAGTCGAAAATATTATTGATAAGTTAGTCGGGAATTagtcataaatattttaaaaatcacgTCTTACACCTACTTTTAGCGACAAAATCTCGACAATGTTTCTGAATAATTTCCGACGAAAATATTTAGTCGGAGTTTAAAAACTTTTCCGATGGTTTTCTCCGTCGATTTCCGACTAATACTCGTTGGTcggaaatttaatacttttctGACCAATTTCCgaagaagaatttttttgttgaagtttAGTCGGAATTTAGTTGGAAATTAGTCAAAAAGTTTCCGACTCCTTAATTAGTCGGAAATATTAGTCGGaatgttcaatgttttcttgtagtgcggCTTAGTTAGTATATATGGTAAGTTGGtaactataatattttgtgaaattttaacACATGcagaaagctttttttttttggtgcaaagCACAAAGCTAAATAATCCAAATAATAGTCAGCATTTAATAATGTTCTAAATCCACAAAGCTAAATGTAATGCTACGCATATGCTGCAATAATTTCggattttctttttgagttCTATTAGAGAGTTTAGTGATATGAAGAATtcaaatttaacatattaaatcTTAATTACTTACATCAGTAGAAAACATAAATCtagaccaaatatatatattaagatttaaGTAACTGTAtagttgcattttttttttttttgtcaacagcatAAAAGATTAAACTGTTAAACtgatgtaagtaagattttctttttagttgcattcatatataaaacattttaacaatACATCGGTTAAACCGTAAAACTATGATTGTCGATTAAAATTTGAACGAGTTAGAGTTTAGataatttcataatattatAGATCATGTGATGGAGCGGGTTagatttttttacataaatatgattataagaTGAATTTACATACATATAGTTATTAAAGAATTATTGTGCAAaattttcaatacaaaaaaaacaaaacaaaatcactaatGTGGAATTGtgtactaataaaaaaatagcaCAATAGAAAAACAATACTATTTTGATAGgtaataaagttttaaatttagttatgaTAAATTTGATGACACggcaaattaaatataatactataaattgaaaatatgaaataactaaaatatattaaaatataatttataaaataattatccCGCGGTACATCCCGGGTTCAAACCTAGTATTTTGTAAAGTCCAAGTATATGATTCAGCTACCAAATCCAGTGGTCCTAACAAGTATTGTAAAAAAGAATCACCAAGAGCAAAATATATAACACTTATTTAGATGATTTTGAAGAAACACATGAGCAAAATAACTAGGCCTCAAACAATGGAAGAAATTAACGAAGAACTTACGACACATATCAATGGAAAGTAAGGCATTATAAA from Camelina sativa cultivar DH55 chromosome 7, Cs, whole genome shotgun sequence includes the following:
- the LOC109125373 gene encoding uncharacterized protein LOC109125373 — translated: MSSPHNIYRVREWMYNRLDAITGDIRHEYKEGLSEFMQFASNQEMTITKGIMSCPCVRCDNDHFLNKDVVWNHFYFGGFTPGYYVWFSHGEDFRSGPSSNQCREGDRRRQNVGSFVDEGTFHREKDNVVRMVGDEFRETLESTRVDEEPNLEARQFFEMLDAAKNLIYPGCKEGHSPLSAATQDNLAPPSYNAVQKLVSGLGLPYQMIDVCKENCMLFWRETEHLSQCRFCGADRFMMTSGRTKIPYQRMWYLPLADRLKRLYQSERTAAAMRWHAEHEFTGEISHPSDAEAWKHFHSLYPEFANEARNVYLGLCTDGFNPFGKSGRKYSLWPVIVTPYNLPPALCMKREFLFLTILVPGPNHPCRSLDVFLQPLIVELQMLWSEGVGAYDVSTKTNFNMHDALMWTISDFPTYRMLSGWTTHGRLSCPYCQDNTDAFQLKNGRKSCWFDCHRRFLRRNHPYRRSKTLFRKNMIVREGPPREYDGDYILHQLRDFGVDQTSDCGGNGHSRIDGYGEHHNWHKKSIFWRLPYWKNLLLRHNIDVMHIEKNFFENIMNTALNVAGKTKDNVNTNEFAGHMCS